The window GCGGGTCAAACTAATAGCTCTCAATCATTGCCATATTCAACGCTAAACGCAACAATGCCAGCTACCAACACTTTAGCGGCACAGTTGCAACCGTCAAACAAAGCGTTATCAGCCGCCAATCAAGATCTTCTCAGTCGCAATGCGCAGCTACAGCGACAAGTTAATGACTTACAAACACAAACGAATGTTTTGGTATACGAAAGCAAAGGCCAACTGTTTTTGTACGGTGCTTTTACAGTACTGATTAGTCTATTGGTCGGTATTTTTATCTCGTGGCTGGTTTTTGTCCGCCGTGAACGCTGGTAGAAACGCTATTATTTATTACTTATTTATTTATCGGGCGTGACTGTCTATGTCTAAACCCACTCCTGCACTTGTCAATGCTCGCCGCATTCCCAGCCAGCCAGCTGCTCAGTTAAAGACCGCTGAGCCTCCCCATATCAACAAATCTGCTGCGATCAAACCTGCTAAAATTGATTGGCAAACAGATGATACCGGTAATATGGTGCCGGTATCCGGTGAGTTTGGTGATGTGTACTTTTCTCATGCTGACGGTTTAGCAGAGTCGCGTTATGTCTTTCTTCAATGCAACCAACTACCAGAGCGCTTGGCAAATTTAGCCCCGCAGCAGTGCTTTACTATTGCTGAGCTGGGGTTTGGTACTGGACTTAACTTATTGGCAGTATGGCAACTCTGGCGACAACTGCGCGCGACGCATCCGCAGTTAGCCACGGCACGTTTGCATCTCATTACCACTGAAAAATATCCTATAGCGCGTGAAGATTTAACACAGATATTAACGTTATGGGCACAGCGGGCGCCTGAATTGGCAGATATTATTCAGCAACTGTTGGCCGCTTATCCAACCCTTATCGCAGGCTGTCATCGACTTAACTTTATTAACGATAACTTAACCGTTGATATTTGGCTCGGTGATGCCACTAACAGTTTGGCTAAATTAAACCCAATAATATCCAACCAAAAAATCGCCTACATTGATGCCTGGTTCTTAGATGGGTTTGCACCCTCTTGTAATAGTGCATTGTGGGGGGATTCGATATTCACACAAATACAGCGCCTATCAATATCTGGTACTACGGCAGCGACCTATAGCTGTGCTGGTATCGTCAAGCGCGCATTGCAAAATAGTGGCTTTGAGATCAAAAAAGTAGCAGGTTTTGGCCCTAAGAACGAGATGCTAACTGCGGTTATGAGGGATACTATAACGCCAGATGCTTTAACTGCCGCTAATGATTCGGTTAAAGCCGAAGCTGAAAATAATGCTAAGCCGTCAGTATCAGACAAGCCCAATCATACGGTGATCATCGGTGCTGGCGTCTCTGGATTATTAACCGCATGGTCACTTGCTAACCGTGGTATTAAAGTGACGCTACTGGATAAAACAGCCCCACTATCAGGGGCCTCCGGCAATCCACGCGCCCTCCTCGCACCAAAAATGACCCCTATTCATCATGTCGATGACCATCTACATACCATAGGCTATCTTTATAGCAGCAGACTATATCGCCAGCTCAATGATAACGCTATAAAAGGAAACATGCCGCCCGTACTTGAACCAACTGGCGCGCTCGATTTATTGGTAAAAGCCAATATCGGTACTGAGCAGATTGCGGACTATCCTAATGAGATGGCAACCACACTATCGGACGCACAAGCACAAAAAACGACAGGTTTAGTCCAGCAAGACTTGTCTGAAAATTTATATCTGCCGCAATCAGGATTAGTCAATCCGCAAGCGCTGAAAGAGGTGATACTTGAACATCCCATGATTACCTTTGAGCAATTGGCTGTCACACAGATCGATGAAACTGAGGCGCAGGTTTCTGTTTCCGGTCATAAATATATGGTTAGTCATAAATCTACTATTAGCCACAACGATGTAGAAAATGATGTCTCACAAGAGGCTGAGGTTATTACTATCCAAGCTGATAGCTTAGTCATCTGTGCAGCCTATGAAAGCCACCAATTAGATGGTCGTATTTTTGATTGCCGTAAAATTCGTGGTCAATTGTCTTGGTTCACCCCGACCGCTGAGCAACGTACTAATTTGCCTAAATTACCAATCAAATATGGCGGTTACTGCGCCCCATTTATGGGTCAAATCGGTGATGCTAAATTAAACAACGTCTTCGAGGGTCAACAGCAGATTTTACTCGGTGCAAGCTTCGTGCGTAATGACACTGATACCGATATCCGCAGTCATGAACACCAGCAGAACCGGGATAAGCTGGTTATGGATATCCCTGAGTTGGATGCAGTTATTCCAACGGATACTAACTTATGGCAAGGACGTGCCGGCATCCGGACACAAACGCCTGATTATCATCCAATGGTCGGTCGGTTAGCGCAAAGCAAACGAATATGGACACTGTCTGCAATGGGTGCGAAAGGTTATGCCTTTGCCCCTATTTGTGCAGAAGCGCTGGCTGATATGATAATAGGAGACTTTGCACCGTTGTCTGCTGCGATGCTGGCACGACTTTCACCAAATCGTGCGCTTTTACAAACGCCACTGGTCTAACTCTTTAAAGCTAACTTATAGGTTTACTCTAGCCAACAGTGAGAACTATCTGATGCCTTATCAGCAAATCACCTTAACTCTCCCTCCCCACACGCGCGGTATTCACGTCATCACCCCACTGATTCGAGATGCCATTCGCGAGCTAATACCTAGTAAAACAGAAGCTGGCTTAGTGCATCTATTCTTACAGCATACCTCGGCAAGTCTGGCTATCAATGAAAATGCAGATCCCGATGTGAGATTGGATACTGAAGACTGGCTAAATAAGATCGCGCCCGCCAATCAGCCAGAATATCGCCATACGTTTGAAGGCTCCGATGATCTGCCAGCTCATTTCAAAAGTATGATGTTTGGAGTGAGTTTAACCGTACCACTTGTGGATGGCGTGTTGGGACTCGGGACTTGGCAAGGTATTTACTTATGTGAGCATAGAGATCATGGCGGTCAACGAAAGCTGATCATTACCGTCAGCACTTAAAGGTAGATAGATGGAAAGATAGATAGATAGATGGAAAGATAAAAGGATAGATTGTTCCTCTCTCTCGATTGTGCTTAAATAAAAGCCTCTTAATCACTAACCGTTTCTTTATGAAAACCAAGCTTCTCATTTCATCCAAATTTAAGCGCTCCAAGTCCTGTTTTCGCATTCTTCCAGTTGTTTTCTTAAGCCTATGCAGCTTTTTTACTTTGAATGCTTGCCAAAAAACACCCGACTCCGAGACTGCTGCTGAAACGGAGACAGACATCCAAAGTACCTCTGTTACGACCAGCGTTAGTGATCCCCAAAATGCAGATGCGGTGGCAAGAACTGAAAAAAGAGCTGAGGAACTAGCGGCAGAGAATGAGCGAGAGATTAATCTGGCTGAACTTGAAAATAACATTGGTGCGGGAGGTGTAACCCCAAATGCTGAAACTACCAAGCCCAGTCCAGAGCAAGCCATAAAAGACACACAAATCACCGACGTTAAATATCGAAGTGCCACAGGTAATGCTTTATCTGTAGTCTTTGAAACCTCAGCGACAGGCGTACTTAACGCTATCGTGACCTTACCTAATAAACCAAAAATGATCCTCAGCGCCCCAGAAGGACAAGGTAACAACCCAACTTATGGTTCAAAAGATGGCAGTATTGAGCTTATCAGTCATGGTGGTGGCAGTACTATAGACCTAAT of the Psychrobacter sp. LV10R520-6 genome contains:
- the mnmC gene encoding FAD-dependent 5-carboxymethylaminomethyl-2-thiouridine(34) oxidoreductase MnmC, which produces MSKPTPALVNARRIPSQPAAQLKTAEPPHINKSAAIKPAKIDWQTDDTGNMVPVSGEFGDVYFSHADGLAESRYVFLQCNQLPERLANLAPQQCFTIAELGFGTGLNLLAVWQLWRQLRATHPQLATARLHLITTEKYPIAREDLTQILTLWAQRAPELADIIQQLLAAYPTLIAGCHRLNFINDNLTVDIWLGDATNSLAKLNPIISNQKIAYIDAWFLDGFAPSCNSALWGDSIFTQIQRLSISGTTAATYSCAGIVKRALQNSGFEIKKVAGFGPKNEMLTAVMRDTITPDALTAANDSVKAEAENNAKPSVSDKPNHTVIIGAGVSGLLTAWSLANRGIKVTLLDKTAPLSGASGNPRALLAPKMTPIHHVDDHLHTIGYLYSSRLYRQLNDNAIKGNMPPVLEPTGALDLLVKANIGTEQIADYPNEMATTLSDAQAQKTTGLVQQDLSENLYLPQSGLVNPQALKEVILEHPMITFEQLAVTQIDETEAQVSVSGHKYMVSHKSTISHNDVENDVSQEAEVITIQADSLVICAAYESHQLDGRIFDCRKIRGQLSWFTPTAEQRTNLPKLPIKYGGYCAPFMGQIGDAKLNNVFEGQQQILLGASFVRNDTDTDIRSHEHQQNRDKLVMDIPELDAVIPTDTNLWQGRAGIRTQTPDYHPMVGRLAQSKRIWTLSAMGAKGYAFAPICAEALADMIIGDFAPLSAAMLARLSPNRALLQTPLV
- a CDS encoding secondary thiamine-phosphate synthase enzyme YjbQ, yielding MPYQQITLTLPPHTRGIHVITPLIRDAIRELIPSKTEAGLVHLFLQHTSASLAINENADPDVRLDTEDWLNKIAPANQPEYRHTFEGSDDLPAHFKSMMFGVSLTVPLVDGVLGLGTWQGIYLCEHRDHGGQRKLIITVST